From Aspergillus fumigatus Af293 chromosome 3, whole genome shotgun sequence, a single genomic window includes:
- the efm7 gene encoding putative nicotinamide N-methyltransferase Nnt1, with the protein MANEEDFVGFGDTFKDPEGFYPPEKEPTFAEHQMLSGQTVRVRLVGSHPLYGDLLWNAGRTSATYIEEKASSLVEGKDVLEVGAAAGVPSIVSAVKGARTVVMTDYPDPDLVENMRYNASLSAAIIPSSSSLHVAGYKWGDPVEPLTAYLPEGSNSFDLLIMADVVYSYQEHPNLIKVMQKALKKSKDSVALVVFTPYQPWLLPRNQTFFPLAEQNGFQVTKIFEKVMDKVLFENDPGDELLRRTVFGYEIRWAPNQLN; encoded by the exons ATGGcaaatgaagaagatttcGTGGGATTTGGGGACACCTTCAAGGACCCGGAGGGGTTTTACCCTCCTGAAAAAGAACCCACGTTCGCAGAGCACCAGATGCTCAGCGGCCAGACGGTGCGCGTGCGCCTTGTCGGCAGCCATCCTCTATAC GGTGATCTGCTGTGGAATGCCGGCCGGACGAGCGCCACATATATAGAAGAGAAAGCTAGTTCCCTTGTCGAGGGGAAAGATGTCTTGGAGGTTGGGGCTGCGGCAGGCGTCCCGAGCATCGTTAGTGCAGTCAAAGGAGCTCGGACCGTCGTCATGACCGATTACCCTGATCCGGACCTGGTCGAGAACATGCGATACAATGCCTCGCTCTCGGCGGCTATCATTCCGAGCTCGTCATCCCTCCATGTTGCTGGATACAAATGGGGTGATCCGGTTGAACCGTTGACGGCGTATCTTCCCGAGGGCTCAAACAGTTTCGACCTTCTGATCATGGCCGATGTGGTGTACAGTTATCAAGAGCATCCTAATCTGATCAAGGTCATGCAGAAGGCACtgaagaaatccaaagaCTCCGTCGCGTTGGTGGTCTTTACACCTTACCAGCCCTGGCTTCTTCCCAGGAACCAAACTTTCTTTCCTTTAGCAGAGCAGAACGGGTTCCAGGTCACCAAGATCTTCGAAAAGGTCATGGATAAGGTCTTGTTCGAGAACGACCCTGGT GACGAATTACTTCGTAGGACGGTATTCGGATATGAGATTCGGTGGGCTCCAAATCAACTGAATTGA
- the casB gene encoding caspase family protein — protein MYHRHSAPPPPGWSGGYPPRQQQWPPPQPYEYPPYPPQGPPPAHTFPPPAHRDYPSPYPTPPPHSPSPYQHPHHGHSQSWSVPAVPPRPPLEAQQFGNGAPSHYRFQYSACTGRRRALLIGINYIGQPNQLRGCINDVTNMSTFLHERYGYRREDMVILTDDQKNPLSIPTKANILRAMQWLVKDAQPNDSLFLHFSGHGGRTPDLDGDEEDGYDDVIYPVDYRVAGHIVDDEMHNIMVRPLRPGVRLTVIFDSCHSGTALDLPYVYSTQGILKEPNLAKEAAQDLFSAISSYGKGDLSGVAMTAIGFLKKAAKGDSARQRTVMTKTSPADVVMFSGSKDTQTSADTFQDGEARGALSWAFIKSLKQWPNQSYLQLLNSIRAQLDGKYTQKPQLSCSHPLGGSTCTNIDLRANNKATDVNLLFVM, from the exons ATGTACCACCGTCACTCGGCTCCTCCACCCCCGGGTTGGTCTGGTGGCTACCCCCCTCGGCAGCAGCAGTGGCCTCCTCCGCAGCCTTATGA ATATCCGCCGTATCCTCCTCAAGGACCTCCTCCAGCGCATacatttcctcctcctgcccATCGCGATTACCCATCGCCTTACCCCACGCCGCCTCCCCACTCGCCATCTCCGTAccagcatcctcatcatG GTCACTCGCAGTCATGGAGTGTGCCGGCTGTCCCTCCACGCCCGCCCCTCGAGGCGCAGCAATTCGGCAATGGAGCGCCTTCCCACTACCGCTTCCAGTACTCAGCATGCACAGGGCGGCGTAGAGCCCTACTGATCGGAATCAACTATATTGGACAGCCGAATCAGCTCCGCGGATGCATCAACGACGTCACTAACATGTCGACTTTTCTTCATGAGCGATACGGGTATCGGCGGGAGGACATGGTCATTCTCACCGATGACCAGAAGAATCCCCTGAGCATTCCTACCAAGGCGAATATACTGCGTGCAATGCAGTGGCTGGTCAAAGATGCGCAGCCGAACGACTCGCTTTTCCTTCATTTCTCAG GGCATGGCGGGCGAACTCCTGATCTTGACGgtgacgaagaggacg GCTATGACGACGTCATCTACCCTGTCGACTATCGGGTTGCGGGCCATATTGTGGATGATGAAATGCATAACATAAT GGTCCGGCCGTTGCGTCCTGGCGTTCGGCTGACAGTGATATTCGACTCCTGCCATTCGGGGACGGCTTTGGATTTGCCTTACGTCTATTCTACTCAG GGTATCTTGAAAGAACCGAACCTCGCCAAAGAAGCAGCACAGGATCTATTCAGCGCCATTAGCTCATACGGGAAAGGGGATCTGAGCGGAGTTGCGATGACGGCGATTGGGTTTCTCAAAAAGGCCGCAAAAGGTGACTCGGCGCGTCAGCGGACGGTGATGACCAAGACGTCTCCGGCCGATGTGGTCATGTTTTCGGGTTCCAAGGACACGCAGACGTC AGCGGACACATTCCAGGACGGAGAAGCTCGTGGTGCTTTGAGCTGGGCTTTCATCAAATCCTTGAAACAGTGGCCGAATCAGAGCTATCTGCAGCTACTGAACTCGATTCGAGCACAGCTCGACGGCAAGTACACACAGAAGCCACAGCTGAGCTGTAGCCATCCGCTAGGTGGGTCAACTTGTACAAACATTGATTTGCGAGCTAATAATAAAGCAACAGATGTGAATCTCCTTTTTGTGATGTGA